TTTACATCATACCACCCATACCGCCGCCCATACCCTGTGGAGGCATAGCAGGATGTTCTTCTTTTAACTCAACAATAACAGCTTCTGTTGTGAGGAACATTCCGGCAACTGAAGCAGCATTCTCAAGGGCAACACGTGTAACTTTAGCTGGGTCAATAACACCGGCAGCATAGAGTTTCTCATAAACATCTGTCTGTGCATTATAACCATAATCAGCTTTACCTGCTTTAACATTCTGTACAACAACTGCACCTTCTTTACCTGCGTTAACCGCTATCTGACGAAGTGGTTCTTCGATTGCACGTTTGATTATTTCAATACCCACTGTCTGATCTTCATTGTCGCCTTTGAAACCTTCAAGAGCAGAAATCGCGCGGATATAAGCAACACCGCCACCAGGGACAATACCTTCCTCGATAGCAGCACGAGTTGCATGAAGTGAATCATCAACGCGGTCTTTTTTCTCTTTCATCTCAACTTCAGAAGCAGCACCAATATAAAGGACTGCAACACCACCTGCGAGTTTTGCAAGACGTTCCTGAAGTTTTTCCTTGTCATAGTCAGAAGTAGTTGTAGTCATCTGCTGTCTGATCTGGGCAACGCGTGCTTTGATCATATCTTTGTCGCCTGCACCATTGACAATAGTTGTATTTTCTTTGCTTACAGTTATTTTTTCAGCAGTACCAAGCATATCAAGTGTAGTATGTTCAAGTTTCAGACCTTTTTCTTCTGAAATAACTGTACCACCTGTAAGAATTGCTATATCCTCAAGCATCTCTTTTCTTCTGTCACCAAATCCGGGAGCTTTAACAGCACATACTCTGAGTGAACCGCGTAAACGGTTTACAACGAGAGTTGCAAGTGCTTCGC
This genomic stretch from Bacteroidales bacterium harbors:
- the groL gene encoding chaperonin GroEL (60 kDa chaperone family; promotes refolding of misfolded polypeptides especially under stressful conditions; forms two stacked rings of heptamers to form a barrel-shaped 14mer; ends can be capped by GroES; misfolded proteins enter the barrel where they are refolded when GroES binds), which produces MAKEIKFNIDARALLKEGVDQLADAVKVTLGPKGRHVVLEKKYGAPQITKDGVTVAKDIELADAYQNMGAQMVKEVASKTGDIAGDGTTTATVLAQAIINVGLKNITAGANPMDVKRGIDKAVEKVVKHLAGQAKVVGDDLKKIEQVARISANDDEEIGRLIAEAMGKVHKEGVITVEESKGTTTSVEVVEGMQFDRGYISAYFVTNAEKMEADLENPYILIYDKKVSTMKDMLPVLEATAQTGRPLLIISEDVEGEALATLVVNRLRGSLRVCAVKAPGFGDRRKEMLEDIAILTGGTVISEEKGLKLEHTTLDMLGTAEKITVSKENTTIVNGAGDKDMIKARVAQIRQQMTTTTSDYDKEKLQERLAKLAGGVAVLYIGAASEVEMKEKKDRVDDSLHATRAAIEEGIVPGGGVAYIRAISALEGFKGDNEDQTVGIEIIKRAIEEPLRQIAVNAGKEGAVVVQNVKAGKADYGYNAQTDVYEKLYAAGVIDPAKVTRVALENAASVAGMFLTTEAVIVELKEEHPAMPPQGMGGGMGGMM